Proteins from a single region of Flavobacterium sp. K5-23:
- a CDS encoding DEAD/DEAH box helicase, producing the protein MTTFEQFNLPKSVQKAIDELGFVTPTPIQEKSFSVIMSGRDMMGIAQTGTGKTFAYLLPLLKLYKFTPTHTPKLVILVPTRELVVQVVEEVEKLTKYMSVRTIGIFGGVNINTQKKNVYQGTDILVGTPGRIMDLTLDNVIRFEEMQKLVIDEFDEMLNLGFRTQLTAILAMMPKKRQNILFSATMTEEVDAILNDYFDYPEEVTLSASGTPLENIKQITYNVPNFNTKVNLLKHLLQENEDMSRVLVFVNNKKISDMLHVRIEEEFEGQFGVIHSNKSQNYRLSTMASFQEGNLRGLITTDIMARGLDISNITHVVNFEMPELPELYMHRIGRTGRADATGTAISFITPREEESKVEVEVLMNMELKIENFPEIVEISSKLIEPEKDRQPIKFMMKKQKLEGDGAYHEKSKKNKKVNLGGPGVTKKKTHGSVNRNMLKTRDKKRKDKNK; encoded by the coding sequence ATGACTACTTTCGAGCAATTCAATCTTCCAAAATCAGTACAAAAAGCAATCGATGAATTGGGATTTGTGACACCTACTCCTATCCAGGAAAAATCTTTTTCTGTGATTATGTCTGGGCGTGATATGATGGGAATTGCACAAACAGGAACAGGTAAAACTTTTGCCTATTTATTGCCTTTATTAAAGCTTTATAAATTTACACCTACACATACTCCTAAACTTGTTATCCTAGTTCCTACGCGTGAATTAGTGGTTCAGGTTGTAGAAGAAGTTGAAAAATTGACAAAATACATGTCTGTAAGAACCATTGGTATCTTTGGAGGTGTAAACATTAATACACAGAAAAAAAATGTGTATCAAGGTACCGACATTCTTGTGGGAACACCAGGAAGAATTATGGATTTGACTCTAGATAATGTAATTCGATTTGAAGAAATGCAAAAACTGGTTATCGATGAGTTTGACGAAATGTTGAATTTAGGTTTCCGTACTCAATTGACAGCTATTTTAGCAATGATGCCAAAAAAACGTCAAAACATTCTGTTCTCAGCTACAATGACTGAGGAAGTAGATGCTATTTTGAATGATTATTTTGATTATCCTGAAGAAGTTACACTTTCAGCTTCTGGAACACCATTGGAAAACATTAAACAAATTACTTATAATGTTCCCAACTTTAACACTAAAGTAAATTTATTAAAACACTTGTTACAAGAAAACGAAGACATGAGTCGTGTTTTAGTTTTTGTGAATAACAAGAAAATATCTGATATGCTTCACGTGCGTATCGAAGAGGAATTTGAAGGACAATTTGGAGTTATTCACTCTAATAAATCTCAAAATTACCGTTTGAGTACTATGGCTTCTTTTCAAGAAGGAAACTTAAGAGGACTTATTACAACTGACATTATGGCGAGAGGTTTGGACATTTCAAACATTACCCATGTTGTCAACTTTGAAATGCCGGAACTACCTGAATTGTACATGCACCGTATAGGTAGAACGGGTCGTGCTGATGCTACAGGAACCGCAATAAGCTTTATCACTCCTAGAGAGGAAGAGTCAAAAGTAGAGGTTGAAGTATTGATGAATATGGAATTAAAAATCGAAAATTTCCCTGAAATTGTAGAAATTTCTTCTAAACTTATCGAACCTGAAAAAGACAGACAACCGATTAAGTTTATGATGAAAAAACAAAAACTGGAAGGTGATGGTGCTTATCATGAAAAATCTAAAAAGAATAAAAAAGTAAATTTAGGTGGACCTGGTGTTACTAAAAAGAAAACTCACGGATCTGTAAACAGAAACATGCTTAAAACCAGAGATAAAAAAAGAAAAGACAAGAACAAATAG